The DNA sequence GCGGAGTTTCGCGATTACATCGTCGATTTCGGAAGGGGGAACGCCGGCCAGGAGGCCGCCGGACGTCTGGGGGTCGTAGAGGATAGTGTCCCGCCCGTCCGATACCCCAGGCTCCGCCTCGCCAAGTTCTGACTCCACCTGCCATCTCTTCTGCAAGTGTTCCCGGTTGGACGGCGCCAGGGTGCTTTCCACGCCGCCGGCAAGACATTCCTCGGCGCCCGCATAGCGGGGTATCCGGCCGACTTCGATCTCTGCACCCATGCCGCTGGCCTCAAGCATCTCGGCCAGATGTCCCGCCAGGCCGAAGCCGGTCACGTCGGTGACGGAAGGTATCCCGGCCTGCGCGAGGATCCTCGCCGCCTCGGCGTTGGACTGCAGCATGCCCTCGAGGACCGCGTCGACCCAGCTTCCCTTCGCCTTGAAGTGCATGTCGGCCGCGAGGATAACGCCCGTACCGATGGGCTTGGCCAGGATAAGCCCGTCGCCGGGACGCAGACCGCCCTTTCTGAACACGGCGTCGTTGTCGGTCAGACCGTTCATGGTCACGCTGACGGCCGTCTCCGACCCTTCGCTGGTGTGGCCTCCAAGGAGTGTGATCTGCAGCCGCCGCGCCTCTTCCGCGATACCACCCATGAGCTGTCTCAGGTCGTTCGCCACGAGGTGCTTTTCCGCATAGGGGAGCGTGACCGTGACCAGCGCGGAGTGAGGGTCTGCTCCCATGGCGTACAGGTCTGACGCGGCGTGGACCAGGGCGATGCGGCCAAAGAGATGCAGGTCGCCGGTGAAAGCCCGGAATCCGTCCACCGTCTGCACCAGCGACCGGCCAGGCGGAATCTCCAGGAGGGCCGCGTCGTCGGCATCGTGCAGACCGATCCGCACGTCCCCCCGGTTGAATACTTCCAGCTCGTCGAGCACGCCGGTCAGGACGGTGGAACCGACCTTGGCGCCGCATCCCGCGCAGCGCATGGCTGCCTCGTCCGCGTCTCGGTCGGATTCTTTACCGGCGGGGTGCGAGTCGCCGGCCGGATCCATAGGCGGCAGCAGCGCCGGTTCGAACTTCCTCATCCAGCGCCGGTCGATCCAGTCCTTCAGACGCCAGACCCAGGGGCCGTGAAAGGAAATGAACCGCCGGCTCGCTACGGCGTTCCGCGTTCCGGTCATCAGTAGCGCGAGCGCCGAGGTCTGGGGCCTGTACGGAACCAGGGATCGGTTTTCGAGCCACGCATGGATATTGCGGGCCAGGACCGGTCCCTCCCGGACCGCGTACACGCCCGATTTGGGCAGGGAACGGGAGGGAAATTCGATACAGTCCCCCGCGGCGAAGACATTGTCGTAACCCAGGACCTGGAGCGTGGGCCGCACCCGGATGAACCCGCCGTCGCTGGTCTCAAGGTTCATATCTTTCAGTAAATCGGGTGGCGCACCGCCCGTCGCCCAGAGCAGGAAATCGAAAGGCAGGGAGGAATGTTCGTCAAAATGAACGCCCGATTCATCCACGCCCGCAATCCGGAGTCCGGTCAGGCAGGTAATCCCCTTCTCGTCGAGATATCGCCCGATATTGCCGGCTACCCTGGGATTATGCCCGCTCAGTAGTGCGGCCTGCGATTCCACGAGCGTGATCCGGACGGGTGCGAAACGCTCCCCCCATCTCGAATGCATGGCGAAGGCCAGCTCCACGCCCGCCGCTCCGCCACCCGCTATGACGATCCGCAGGGGTTGTCCGTCGGGGCGATGGTTTTCCTCGAACCGGTGAACCCTTTTCAGCAGGAGGCCGAGCGGCCTCGTAGGCACGGCGTATTCCCGCACGCCCGGGGTGTCCATCCCCCTGGGAATCGAACCGATGTTGATTGAAAGGGCATCGTAGGCGAGGGGCGGCCGACCGTCTTCGAAGTGAACTTGCTGGATGGTCGGATCAAGGCCGGCTACTCGTGCCCGGACGAACCGGATGCCCGCCCAGGTACACAGCGGTCTCAATTCCATTTCCATTTCGTCGGGGCGGTACAGCCCGGCCAGACAACCGGGCAGCATGCCGGAATAGCAGACGCTGGACTCGTCCGAGATGAGCGTGACGCGAACGCCGCGCAGGGCCTTTTTCATGACCAGCATGCGGATCACCTGCACGTGCGAGTGGCCGCCGCCGACCAGCACGAGGTCTTTTTTGAAGGGGGTTGCCTGGTTCATGATGAGTTCGACTTCGATTCGACGCGCTCGAGCTGGCGGCACGATGTGGTGAAGGCATCACGACAATGCTGGATCCACGATCGCATTGCACTGGAGTCCCGGAGGTCCGGAAAACTCAGCGACCGCGAGGGAATGGAATATACATAGCGAAACCATTTAGACCAAAGACCATTATGACTTTGGTGGATGGGCGAAAGTGCCGGCCCTAGCGCTGGCTTTGCCGACCCGATGAAGCCTCTGCCTGGTCTTGACACGCGCAGTAAATTACCCTTGCAAAGATACCTTCCCCAATCGCGACGACTTAAGCACGAAACGTACGAGGAACTGCAACTTTCACGAGGAGAATCAATGGCCTTCAACATCAAAAAACGCGGCAAGCTGACCTACTATTACCACGGGGACAGCCCGGTGCTCTCGGCCCTGGTGACCGAGAAGCAGCCGGACGGCGATTTGAAGATCTATTTCGCCGGTCTCACGGGCGGTTATTCCGCCAAGGGTGTCCTGGAGCGGGACGATCTGATATCAATGGAACCGGACCAGGAGATACCGCTCGTCTTTCAAAGCTGGGAGAAGTGGCTGATTGATGCCGGGCTTTGCAAATCGCTCAAGGAGATCGATTTCATCGAGGTGCACGCCTTCGGCTGCCAGCCGAAATCGCCGAACCCCCTCGTGGACCCGGTGGGGTACGCCGCCGAACAGGACCGGCTGAAGGAAGCCTACGCCCGGGCCTATAGCGGCTTCTTCCGGGATTACCTGCCGGATAACGGCGTGCCGTGCCGCTTCACAGTCCATCTCGTCGACGTTCCCGACAAGGCCGCGTCCTACGAGTTCTATTCCACGGCTCTCTGGCAGCGTTCGCTCCAGTCCGGTTCCTCCGGCTGATGGGCGCGGAATCGGCCTGTCGGCTGACGCGGTGGAATCAATCAGTTCCTCCGGCTGATGCGTATGAATTCGGACTGTCGCGGTGGCCTGTGTGTTCGGAATCGGCCCGTCGCGACGGTTGAATCCCGCGACATTCGAGTACCCATTAGCGCCTTGACACCCGGTCGAATCGGAAACATATTCTCCGGGTTCGATCCATCGATTTGACTGACCGATTTGACTGACCGATTTGACAGTCTGATACCCAACCCCTTTCCCGTCCGCACCCCGGAAGGAGCGATGCATGGCCGCGCGGTCCCCGCAGGAGACGCTGGAAGCGTTGAAACAGTTCGATACCCCGACGATCACCAACGTGGTGGCGACCTATCCCACCCATCCCCTCTGCCTCGGCCTGTACAACCCCTGGTCGGAGAACTGGTACACCGACGAGTCCATCAGGTGTATCTATCCCGAACTCGGGCGCACCGTCGGCTACGCCGTTACCTGCGTCTTCGGACTGCCCGAACCGGGATTCAAGAACCTTTCCTTCCTCGATATCATCGACGCGCTGGACGAATCCCCCAGGCCGACGATACTCATCATCCAGCAGAAGTTTCCGCCCGAAATCGCCGGCAAAGTGGGTCTGGCGGGCGGGAACATGACGGCTTCCGTCAAGGCCGTGGGATGCGTCGGCGTGGTGTCCAACGGCCCCTCCCGGGATATACACGAAATCCGCCCTATGAAGATCCAGTACCTGCTCAGCGGCGTCACACCCGGCCACGGGGACCAGGCCGTACACGCGGTGAACGTGCCCGTGTCCGTGGGCGGGATGGACGTGGCTCCGGGCGAGATCATTCACATGGACGAGAACGGCGCGTGCAAGT is a window from the Gemmatimonadota bacterium genome containing:
- the selD gene encoding selenide, water dikinase SelD → MNQATPFKKDLVLVGGGHSHVQVIRMLVMKKALRGVRVTLISDESSVCYSGMLPGCLAGLYRPDEMEMELRPLCTWAGIRFVRARVAGLDPTIQQVHFEDGRPPLAYDALSINIGSIPRGMDTPGVREYAVPTRPLGLLLKRVHRFEENHRPDGQPLRIVIAGGGAAGVELAFAMHSRWGERFAPVRITLVESQAALLSGHNPRVAGNIGRYLDEKGITCLTGLRIAGVDESGVHFDEHSSLPFDFLLWATGGAPPDLLKDMNLETSDGGFIRVRPTLQVLGYDNVFAAGDCIEFPSRSLPKSGVYAVREGPVLARNIHAWLENRSLVPYRPQTSALALLMTGTRNAVASRRFISFHGPWVWRLKDWIDRRWMRKFEPALLPPMDPAGDSHPAGKESDRDADEAAMRCAGCGAKVGSTVLTGVLDELEVFNRGDVRIGLHDADDAALLEIPPGRSLVQTVDGFRAFTGDLHLFGRIALVHAASDLYAMGADPHSALVTVTLPYAEKHLVANDLRQLMGGIAEEARRLQITLLGGHTSEGSETAVSVTMNGLTDNDAVFRKGGLRPGDGLILAKPIGTGVILAADMHFKAKGSWVDAVLEGMLQSNAEAARILAQAGIPSVTDVTGFGLAGHLAEMLEASGMGAEIEVGRIPRYAGAEECLAGGVESTLAPSNREHLQKRWQVESELGEAEPGVSDGRDTILYDPQTSGGLLAGVPPSEIDDVIAKLR
- a CDS encoding RraA family protein; the encoded protein is MAARSPQETLEALKQFDTPTITNVVATYPTHPLCLGLYNPWSENWYTDESIRCIYPELGRTVGYAVTCVFGLPEPGFKNLSFLDIIDALDESPRPTILIIQQKFPPEIAGKVGLAGGNMTASVKAVGCVGVVSNGPSRDIHEIRPMKIQYLLSGVTPGHGDQAVHAVNVPVSVGGMDVAPGEIIHMDENGACKFPANRMDAVLENATALAEEEEERIGAFERARSAEDIKAILGGHSYGKKEES